A genomic segment from Mastomys coucha isolate ucsf_1 unplaced genomic scaffold, UCSF_Mcou_1 pScaffold7, whole genome shotgun sequence encodes:
- the Tbc1d7 gene encoding TBC1 domain family member 7 → MTDDSQRNFRSVYYEKVGFRGVEEKKSLEILLKDDRLDIEKLCTFSQRFPLPSMYRALVWKVLLGILPPHHDSHAQVMAYRKDQYCDVLHALTVVRFISDATPQVEVYLRMYQLESGKLPRSPSFPLELEDEVFLAIAKAMEEMVEDSVDCYWITRCFVKQLNNKYRDALPQLPKAFEQYLNLEDTRLLSHLKTCSAVSRLPYDLWFKRCFAGCLPESSLQRVWDKVVSGSCKILVFVAVEILLTFKIKVMALNSAEKITKFLENIPQDSSDAIVSKAIDLWHKHCGTPVHSA, encoded by the exons ATGACTGACGACTCTCAGAGGAACTTTCGTTCAGTCTACTATGAAAAAGTCGGCTTTCGTGGAgttgaagaaaagaaatcactggAAATCCTTCTGAAAGATGACCGTTTGG aCATTGAGAAGCTTTGCACATTTAGCCAGAGGTTCCCTCTCCCATCCATGTACCGTGCATTGGTATGGAAGGTACTTCTAG GCATCTTGCCTCCACACCATGACTCTCATGCCCAGGTGATGGCCTATCGCAAAGACCAGTACTGTGATGTCCTCCATGCGCTGACAGTCGTCCGCTTCATCAGTGACGCCACTCCACAGGTTGAAGTGTATCTTCGCATGTATCAACTTGAGTCAGGGAAGTTGCCTCGAAGTCCCTCTTTTCCTCTG GAGCTGGAGGATGAAGTCTTTCTTGCCATTGCTAAAGCCATGGAAGAGATGGTGGAAGACAGCGTGGACTGTTACTGGATCACCCGATGCTTTGTGAAGCAGTTAAATAACAAGTATCGGGATGCTTTACCTCAGCTG CCCAAGGCTTTTGAGCAGTACTTGAATCTGGAAGACACTAGGCTGCTGAGTCACCTGAAGACGTGTTCTGCAGTGTCCAGACTTCCTTATGATCTCTGGTTCAAAAGGTGCTTCGCGGGATGCCTACCCGAGTCCAGTTTACAGAG GGTCTGGGATAAAGTCGTAAGTGGATCCTGTAAGATCCTAGTTTTTGTAGCAGTAGAAATATTATTAACCTTTAAAATAAAGGTCATGGCATTGAACAGTGCAGAGAAGATAACAAAGTTCCTGGAAAAT ATTCCTCAGGACAGCTCAGATGCCATCGTGAGCAAGGCCATCGACTTGTGGCACAAACACTGTGGGACCCCAGTGCATTCGGCCTGA